The Deltaproteobacteria bacterium genome includes a region encoding these proteins:
- a CDS encoding alpha/beta fold hydrolase, whose product MEEHYIDADGIKTFYVKAGSGFPLVMFHGAAPGASAQVNWQLNIEPLAAAGFTVYAYDQAGYGRSDNPADLSIEYRVTHARAFVNALQLDRYHVIGNSVGGYIAARLALEDERVVKFVTTTSGTLAPRGSEESAALGQKHSEELREYVPGLDNMRKLTLSTLCKKELVTEALVQARYEMSIGKNQEAAERRRGVRPPRPVFDELRQFKKKSLLLWGAQDRGVSVERGILLFQLMPNCEFHLFDQCAHWVQWDQAERFNRLVVDFLKG is encoded by the coding sequence ATGGAAGAGCATTACATCGACGCCGACGGCATAAAGACGTTTTACGTGAAAGCCGGCAGCGGCTTTCCGCTGGTCATGTTTCACGGTGCCGCGCCGGGCGCATCGGCGCAGGTCAATTGGCAGTTGAATATCGAACCGCTGGCGGCGGCGGGCTTTACGGTCTACGCCTACGACCAAGCCGGCTACGGCCGGAGCGACAACCCCGCGGATTTGTCGATCGAATATCGCGTCACGCATGCCAGGGCGTTCGTCAATGCCTTGCAACTCGATCGCTATCACGTGATCGGCAACTCAGTGGGTGGTTACATTGCCGCGCGATTGGCGTTGGAAGACGAACGTGTCGTCAAGTTTGTTACGACGACCAGCGGTACGTTGGCACCGAGAGGATCCGAGGAATCGGCAGCGCTGGGGCAGAAACATTCCGAGGAGCTGCGCGAGTATGTGCCAGGCCTGGACAACATGCGCAAGCTCACGCTGAGCACTTTGTGCAAAAAGGAGCTGGTAACCGAAGCGTTGGTCCAGGCCCGCTACGAAATGAGCATCGGCAAGAACCAAGAAGCCGCAGAACGCCGCCGCGGTGTCAGACCGCCGCGGCCAGTTTTTGATGAGTTGCGCCAGTTCAAGAAGAAATCATTGCTCCTGTGGGGTGCCCAAGATCGCGGCGTTTCGGTGGAGCGCGGTATCTTACTTTTCCAGTTGATGCCGAACTGCGAGTTTCATCTCTTCGACCAGTGCGCCCACTGGGTGCAATGGGATCAGGCCGAGCGGTTTAACCGCTTGGTCGTGGACTTCCTGAAGGGCTAG
- a CDS encoding ABC transporter substrate-binding protein produces the protein MAKYQWLGCWVVWLALMSASDGLAQDKKLDRIRIGGGSTSATQMSMWFAKDAGLYERNGLSVEAISIPGSSLALQAMLSGELPIIQLGGAASLQANFSGADTVIIATIVKKFLFWIYSTPGIARMEDLKGKVFGTTRFGSLSDLASRFALRLYGIDPERDITMVQTSSPADTVVAISTGRIHAAALSPPATLQAKKSKLKELLDMSKLDAEYHINGVVTTRRYLRTNEDIVRRFMRAYIEGAVRGQRDKNFATRSMGKIFRTDDRELLDESYDMIVKNNFVIPPHPSVPGVASLLKGLEPSNPKAKTSKPEEHADGKIVRELEQSGFIKGLQQ, from the coding sequence ATGGCCAAATATCAATGGCTCGGGTGCTGGGTAGTCTGGCTGGCTCTGATGAGTGCGTCGGATGGTCTCGCACAGGACAAGAAGCTGGACCGGATTCGTATTGGCGGCGGCTCCACCTCGGCGACGCAGATGTCGATGTGGTTTGCCAAGGACGCCGGTCTTTACGAGAGGAACGGTTTGAGCGTCGAAGCGATTAGCATTCCGGGAAGCAGTCTAGCGCTGCAAGCGATGCTCTCAGGCGAGCTGCCGATTATCCAGCTTGGCGGGGCGGCGTCGCTCCAGGCGAATTTTTCCGGCGCCGATACGGTGATCATTGCGACCATCGTCAAGAAATTTCTCTTTTGGATTTACTCCACGCCAGGTATCGCGCGCATGGAGGACTTGAAAGGCAAGGTGTTCGGCACGACGCGATTTGGGTCGCTGTCCGACCTGGCATCACGATTTGCCCTGCGTCTCTACGGCATTGACCCCGAGCGCGATATCACCATGGTTCAAACTTCCAGTCCGGCGGACACTGTGGTGGCTATCTCCACGGGCCGCATTCACGCCGCGGCACTAAGCCCGCCGGCGACTCTGCAGGCAAAAAAGAGCAAGCTCAAAGAGCTGCTCGACATGTCCAAGCTCGACGCCGAGTATCACATCAACGGTGTCGTAACAACGCGCCGTTATCTAAGAACCAACGAAGATATAGTGCGCCGCTTCATGCGTGCCTACATCGAAGGCGCCGTGCGCGGCCAGCGCGACAAAAACTTCGCGACGCGCTCCATGGGCAAGATCTTCCGCACCGACGACCGTGAGCTGCTCGACGAAAGCTACGACATGATCGTCAAGAATAACTTTGTCATCCCCCCGCATCCGTCCGTGCCGGGCGTCGCCAGCTTATTGAAAGGATTGGAGCCGTCGAATCCCAAAGCGAAGACTTCGAAACCGGAGGAGCACGCCGACGGAAAGATTGTGCGGGAATTGGAGCAGAGCGGGTTTATCAAAGGGTTGCAACAATAG
- a CDS encoding cupin domain-containing protein, with the protein MFFPTSCPSYLRGESFEGSEMAIYATNENDVQKVKSGRGFTQWLYVSPGGNGPEMMIRNWGPDTDIPVHSHPYHEMFYVLEGEIEIGGTVYKEGACIYIEKDTPYGPTRAPKGGKVLRYAEAGQGK; encoded by the coding sequence ATGTTTTTTCCGACTTCGTGTCCTTCGTACCTTCGTGGTGAGTCTTTTGAGGGAAGCGAAATGGCAATCTACGCAACCAACGAAAACGACGTTCAAAAAGTGAAAAGCGGCCGCGGCTTCACCCAATGGCTGTATGTCTCTCCTGGCGGCAACGGTCCGGAGATGATGATTCGCAACTGGGGGCCTGACACTGATATTCCTGTGCACAGCCATCCCTATCACGAGATGTTCTACGTGCTCGAAGGTGAGATCGAGATTGGCGGCACGGTCTACAAAGAGGGTGCCTGCATCTACATTGAAAAAGACACGCCCTACGGACCGACGCGGGCGCCCAAGGGCGGCAAAGTGCTGCGCTACGCTGAAGCGGGTCAAGGCAAATAG